The Teredinibacter sp. KSP-S5-2 genome includes a window with the following:
- a CDS encoding tRNA-(ms[2]io[6]A)-hydroxylase → MSVDISEIQSFLLCETPAAWIDVAKHPDNLPMLLIDHANCEKKAASTAMHLMYRYTDDFDLLNKMSRLAREELRHFEQVIAIMEKRGIEYDPANASRYASELRKPVRTYEPARAIDTLIVGAIIEGRSCERFAKLAPYLDEELQKFYLSLLKSEARHFKDYLTLAKKFAGGESIDDRIQVFLERDKKLVESADSEFRFHSGVVK, encoded by the coding sequence ATGTCAGTTGATATTTCAGAAATTCAATCTTTTCTTCTTTGCGAAACACCAGCAGCCTGGATTGATGTAGCAAAACATCCAGATAATTTACCTATGTTACTGATCGATCATGCCAATTGCGAGAAAAAAGCGGCGAGTACCGCGATGCATTTAATGTATCGATACACCGATGATTTTGACTTGTTAAATAAAATGTCCAGATTGGCTCGGGAAGAGTTGCGCCATTTTGAACAGGTGATCGCCATTATGGAAAAACGGGGTATCGAATATGACCCTGCTAATGCTTCGCGCTATGCCTCCGAATTGAGAAAACCCGTTCGTACCTATGAACCGGCCAGAGCCATAGATACATTAATTGTTGGTGCAATTATCGAGGGGCGATCATGTGAGCGATTTGCCAAGTTGGCACCGTACCTGGATGAAGAGCTACAAAAATTTTACCTGTCTTTATTAAAGTCAGAAGCCCGTCATTTTAAAGATTATTTAACCCTGGCAAAGAAGTTTGCCGGCGGTGAATCTATTGATGACCGTATTCAAGTGTTTCTTGAGCGGGACAAAAAACTGGTTGAAAGCGCTGATTCGGAATTTCGGTTTCATTCAGGGGTTGTTAAATAG
- a CDS encoding DUF1289 domain-containing protein yields MVKSVVKTPCIGVCSTGIGDDVCRGCKRFTHEVIHWNSYSDRERRIIWQRLDQLLAQVVKAKVLIWDAEKLLGQMSAQQIDFDESRNPYCLFQELLKAGASQIKNLSEYGCQLTSEYAATPLVKLRILIDADFYTLSQVHYQRYFIMPEHMNS; encoded by the coding sequence GTGGTAAAAAGTGTCGTAAAAACTCCCTGTATTGGTGTGTGTTCCACCGGAATCGGTGATGATGTTTGCCGAGGTTGCAAACGGTTTACCCATGAGGTAATTCACTGGAACAGTTATTCTGATCGTGAGCGTCGCATCATCTGGCAGCGTCTGGATCAGTTATTGGCTCAAGTAGTGAAAGCCAAGGTACTGATATGGGATGCAGAGAAATTGCTGGGGCAGATGAGCGCACAACAAATAGACTTTGATGAGTCTCGCAACCCTTATTGCCTGTTTCAGGAACTGCTCAAAGCTGGGGCGAGCCAAATAAAAAATCTGAGTGAGTATGGGTGTCAACTCACTTCCGAATATGCAGCAACGCCGTTAGTCAAGCTACGCATATTAATCGATGCAGACTTTTACACATTATCGCAAGTTCATTACCAGCGATATTTTATTATGCCGGAACACATGAACTCTTAA
- the acnB gene encoding bifunctional aconitate hydratase 2/2-methylisocitrate dehydratase, with translation MLEAYRQHVAERQAQGIPPKPLSPEQVSALVELLKNPPAGEEETLLDLISNRVPPGVDEAAYVKAGFLSAIVKGEAESPLISQEAAVKLLGNMHGGYNIETLVDLLTSDKLGALAAEELKHTLLMFDAFHDVEEKAKAGNDNAKAVMQSWADAEWFTSRDAVAESIKVAVFKVTGETNTDDLSPAQDAWSRPDIPLHALAMYKMERDGITPAEPGVKGPLTQIEEVQAKGYQVAFVGDVVGTGSSRKSATNSVLWYFGEDISGVPNKRGGGICIGGKVAPIFYNTMEDAGALVFEAPVDDLGMGDVIEIRPYDGKILNEAGAVISEFALKSEVLLDEVQAGGRINLIIGRGLTAKARESLGLPASDLFRIPAAPEDTGKGFTLAQKMVGKACGLPDGQGIRPGTYCEPKMTTVGSQDTTGPMTRDELKDLACLGFSADLTMQSFCHTAAYPKPVDIDTQHTLPDFIMNRGGVSLRPGDGIIHSWLNRMLLPDTVGTGGDSHTRFPMGISFPAGSGLVAFAAATGVMPLDMPESVLVRFKGEMQPGITLRDLVHAIPYYAIQKGLLTVEKKGKKNIFSGRILEIEGLDNLTVEQAFELSDASAERSAAGCTIKLPEDSVAEYLRSNITLLRWMVSEGYGDKRTLERRAQKMEEWLANPSLMEGDADAEYAAVIEIDLNEINEPIVCCPNDPDDAKLLSEVAGDSVDEVFIGSCMTNIGHFRAAGKLFEANNTALKTRFWMSPPTKMDAHTLMEEGYYNIYGRAGVRMEMPGCSLCMGNQARVADNATVLSTSTRNFPNRLGAGANVYLTSAELAAVGGILGKLPTPEEYQEYAQKIDSMSDEIFRYMSFDQLDSFKKGAEEGKRIAAVEIEEVKV, from the coding sequence GTGCTTGAAGCCTATCGTCAACATGTAGCTGAACGCCAAGCTCAAGGGATTCCCCCGAAGCCCCTATCACCAGAGCAAGTGTCAGCGCTAGTAGAGTTGCTAAAAAACCCACCGGCAGGTGAAGAAGAAACCTTGCTTGACCTTATCAGTAACCGCGTGCCCCCCGGTGTGGACGAAGCAGCCTATGTAAAAGCCGGCTTCTTATCCGCCATCGTTAAGGGAGAAGCAGAATCTCCATTAATTAGCCAAGAAGCTGCAGTAAAGCTACTGGGCAATATGCATGGTGGTTACAATATCGAAACTCTGGTTGATTTACTCACCAGCGACAAGTTAGGTGCTTTGGCTGCTGAAGAGCTAAAACACACCCTGCTTATGTTTGATGCCTTCCACGACGTGGAAGAAAAAGCCAAAGCCGGCAACGACAACGCTAAAGCGGTGATGCAGTCTTGGGCCGATGCAGAATGGTTTACCAGCCGTGACGCAGTCGCCGAGTCCATCAAAGTTGCTGTATTTAAGGTAACAGGCGAAACAAACACCGATGATTTGTCCCCAGCGCAAGACGCCTGGTCTCGCCCTGACATTCCCCTTCACGCCCTGGCCATGTACAAAATGGAGCGTGACGGCATTACCCCGGCAGAGCCCGGCGTAAAAGGCCCTCTAACACAAATTGAAGAAGTACAAGCCAAAGGCTATCAAGTTGCTTTTGTTGGCGACGTAGTAGGTACAGGTTCTTCCCGTAAATCGGCAACTAACTCCGTACTTTGGTACTTCGGCGAAGACATTTCCGGTGTACCCAACAAGCGTGGTGGTGGTATCTGTATCGGCGGTAAAGTTGCACCGATCTTCTACAACACAATGGAAGATGCTGGCGCATTAGTATTCGAAGCACCGGTCGATGATTTAGGCATGGGTGACGTTATCGAAATCCGTCCATATGATGGCAAAATCCTGAACGAAGCCGGTGCAGTCATCTCTGAGTTTGCCTTGAAATCTGAGGTTTTACTGGATGAAGTGCAAGCCGGTGGCCGAATCAATTTGATTATTGGCCGCGGTCTAACCGCCAAGGCTCGTGAATCTTTAGGCTTGCCAGCATCTGACCTGTTCCGTATACCAGCGGCTCCTGAAGACACAGGCAAAGGCTTTACCCTGGCGCAAAAAATGGTCGGTAAAGCATGTGGATTACCAGACGGTCAAGGTATTCGCCCAGGCACCTACTGTGAGCCAAAAATGACCACTGTAGGCTCTCAGGACACCACCGGTCCAATGACCCGTGACGAACTGAAAGATCTGGCATGTTTAGGCTTCTCTGCAGATTTGACTATGCAGTCGTTCTGCCACACAGCGGCTTATCCAAAACCCGTAGACATTGATACTCAGCACACACTACCAGACTTCATTATGAACCGTGGTGGTGTTTCCCTGCGCCCGGGTGACGGTATTATCCACTCCTGGTTGAACCGTATGTTGCTACCCGACACAGTAGGTACAGGCGGCGACTCCCACACACGTTTCCCTATGGGTATCTCCTTCCCTGCGGGTTCTGGCTTGGTGGCGTTTGCCGCAGCAACCGGTGTGATGCCGCTGGATATGCCTGAGTCCGTATTGGTCCGCTTTAAGGGTGAAATGCAACCCGGTATCACGTTGCGCGACCTTGTTCACGCGATCCCATACTACGCCATTCAGAAAGGTTTACTCACAGTCGAGAAGAAAGGTAAGAAGAATATTTTCTCTGGCCGTATTCTTGAGATTGAAGGCTTAGACAACCTGACCGTAGAACAGGCATTCGAGCTTTCTGACGCATCTGCAGAGCGTTCTGCAGCAGGCTGTACCATTAAGCTTCCAGAAGATTCTGTAGCAGAGTACTTGCGCTCCAATATCACCCTACTACGCTGGATGGTCAGCGAAGGTTACGGCGACAAGCGCACCCTTGAGCGTCGTGCTCAGAAAATGGAAGAATGGCTGGCCAACCCAAGCCTGATGGAAGGTGACGCGGACGCGGAATACGCAGCCGTAATCGAAATCGACCTGAACGAAATCAACGAGCCTATCGTGTGTTGTCCAAATGACCCGGACGATGCGAAGCTGCTTTCTGAAGTCGCTGGGGACAGTGTTGATGAAGTATTTATCGGTTCCTGTATGACCAACATCGGCCACTTCCGAGCTGCTGGTAAGCTTTTCGAAGCCAATAACACAGCCCTGAAAACGCGTTTCTGGATGTCGCCACCGACCAAGATGGATGCCCACACCTTGATGGAAGAAGGCTACTACAACATCTATGGTCGTGCTGGTGTTCGCATGGAAATGCCAGGCTGTTCTCTGTGTATGGGTAACCAAGCCCGTGTAGCGGATAACGCAACGGTACTTTCAACTTCTACGCGTAACTTCCCTAACCGCTTAGGCGCTGGCGCTAACGTATACCTCACCTCAGCAGAACTTGCTGCAGTTGGCGGTATATTGGGCAAACTCCCCACTCCTGAGGAGTATCAGGAATACGCTCAAAAGATCGACTCCATGTCGGATGAGATATTCCGTTATATGAGCTTCGATCAGCTTGATTCATTC